GACCCACGATCCTCTCTTTCCAACAGTTGCTTAAGATTGCGATCGTCCAGCGCCTGCGCGATGAGTTCCAAGTGTCTCTCCCTCGGGTGCGTGAGGCGTTTGCTTGGCTGCTGGATCGTCAGTTCGCTGACGATTGGCGTGAGCTCAGGTTCACACGGGGCACAGATGGAAGAGTGGTGGTGTCCTCTGGCCTGGAATCGATAGCAATTCCTGGCGCACAGGGCGTGCTCGATAGCGTCCTGCCGGACCTGACCAAACACACCAAGGCGATCCGCCGCGCATGGGAAAGTGGTGCGCTCGTCATCCCTCGTCGGCCGACGCTTGTCTCCAACGTCCGCGTTTTGGCCGGATCTCCCACAATCTCGGGAACTCGGATTGAGACTGCCATCATCGCTTCGTTCGCCGATGGGCTGACGGCGGACAAGTCAACAATCCTAGAGATCCGTAGGAACTACCCGGGCCTCGCTGTTTCGGCTATTCGACAGGCGCTCGAATTCGAAAGCGTCCGTCTTGTTGCGTGAAGTTCTTATTGGATGAGCAGCTCTCCGACCGTACGGTCCGCTCTCTTGCCGCACTGGAGGCAGCGGACTTCGAGCACATCCTTGAGTCCCAGGCTCCTGGTACTGCGGATGAAGCGATTCCTGGCCTTTGCAGGAGCCGACACGCTGACGCGCTGATCACCGTCAACGTAAAAGACTTCGGAGCAAAGAAGCTCTTGTACGAGGCCCTACTCGCTGAGGGTGTGTCTGTGGTGGTCCTCCGGCCAGGACGAATGAAGATGGATCCCTTGGGCCAGACGCGCCTGATTCTGGATCATCTGCGCCGCATTCAAACGTTACTTGAAGATGCCGACGAACCAACACTCATCGTAGTGACGCCGTCGGAGGCTCGTGCGCGGCAGTTGGACGACTTGATTTCAGAGTTCGAGGGGAAGAACTAAGGCGTCAAGGCCGGTGACCGCAGCTGAGTACCGACATCTACGCGCGGTCCCGATCGGTGGGAAGACCGAGCACCCGCTCCGCGATGATGTTCCGCTGGATCTCCGCCGTCCCCGTTCCGATCGTGCTCGCGCGCGTGCGGAGGTAGCCGCGCTGCCACCGGCCCTTCTCGAGAGCGTGCGGCGAGCCCCGTGAGAGGAGGCCCTGCGGTCCCTGCAGGCGCATCGCGGTCGAGTGGAGGCGCTGCTCGAAGAGACTCACGAACAGCCGGGCGATCGAGCTCTGCGGCCCCGGCTCGCCGTCGCGGAGGATCGCCGACAGGCTCCGGAAGCCGTTG
This Actinomycetota bacterium DNA region includes the following protein-coding sequences:
- a CDS encoding DUF433 domain-containing protein, with the protein product MDIGRTLVPLGKGAFSVPTTCRILQPGMTPRKVHYWLDTQLIGEPIYKGSPGRPTILSFQQLLKIAIVQRLRDEFQVSLPRVREAFAWLLDRQFADDWRELRFTRGTDGRVVVSSGLESIAIPGAQGVLDSVLPDLTKHTKAIRRAWESGALVIPRRPTLVSNVRVLAGSPTISGTRIETAIIASFADGLTADKSTILEIRRNYPGLAVSAIRQALEFESVRLVA
- a CDS encoding DUF5615 family PIN-like protein, whose protein sequence is MKFLLDEQLSDRTVRSLAALEAADFEHILESQAPGTADEAIPGLCRSRHADALITVNVKDFGAKKLLYEALLAEGVSVVVLRPGRMKMDPLGQTRLILDHLRRIQTLLEDADEPTLIVVTPSEARARQLDDLISEFEGKN